One Eriocheir sinensis breed Jianghai 21 chromosome 32, ASM2467909v1, whole genome shotgun sequence genomic region harbors:
- the LOC127006106 gene encoding uncharacterized PE-PGRS family protein PE_PGRS3-like, whose product MGTHLRLVVLLAAVVAVLLPVQADPFLGFLIKKKAAQFLSQGLSTAKPSYSSGYQGETQPFSSSYPANHGFNLNTGSGGGGKGFTGGFGAGGGFSSSLGGVQFNKGTGFQVNKPGGFGGGLSGSSGSGFSFSAGSGLGSVSSSGGVGGSFSLGPGAPGTGTFTSVSDGGVSVFSGSGGGPGIGTGGQGGTSTSVSISGGAGGGGGILLPPGGGLGSGGGIEVSVSGGGDGGTPGGGGDSFGIDGGGFVIPGSGFDIPGGGFDVTVGGGQGATCPVVTIPVVNEVTQTPVQTEYVTVPQPLSSVVLRVVPYYKTVVVTANVITSVTVPAETGRCTRTKVVYTTNTIRKVSLVTTVLKITATDLQQEVQTVTNTQTETVVSTVLRTVTQHKHTRTTKTSLVSLSTTLLQYSTAVVTSVYQITSTSVVSVSEPILVSTTEVAWNPISVTVTKTKVAYRTVWGNCGGGY is encoded by the exons ATGGGGACCCACCTCCGGCTGGTGGTGCTGCTCGCCGCTGTGGTGGCTGTCCTGCTGCCCGTGCAAGCTGATCCTTTCCTGGGGTTCTTGATCAAGAAGAAGGCCGCCCAGTTCCTCAGTCAAGGACTCTCAACAGCCAAGCCGAGCTACAGCAGTGGTTACCAAGGCGAGACTCAACCTTTTTCTTCAAGCTACCCAGCAAACCATGGCTTTAACTTGAACACTGGGTCGGGGGGAGGCGGGAAGGGCTTCACAGGTGGGTTTGGTGCCGGTGGAGGATTCAGTAGCAGTTTAGGTGGAGTGCAGTTCAATAAGGGCACTGGATTCCAGGTGAACAAACCGGGTGGCTTCGGTGGTGGTCTCAGCGGAAGTAGCGGCAGCGGGTTTAGTTTCAGCGCTGGAAGTGGCCTTGGCTCCGTGAGTTCCTCTGGAGGCGTCGGGGGAAGCTTCAGTTTAGGCCCAGGAGCACCGGGGACTGGGACTTTCACGTCAGTGTCAGACGGGGGTGTAAGCGTTTTTTCAGGCAGCGGGGGTGGACCAGGCATAGGCACGGGGGGTCAAGGGGGCACTAGTACGAGTGTATCCATCAGTGGGGGGGCAGGGGGTGGGGGAGGCATACTCCTCCCACCCGGTGGTGGTCTAGGCAGTGGTGGAGGGATAGAAGTGAGTGTtagtggtggaggagatggagggacgCCAGGCGGAGGGGGAGATTCATTCGGTATTGATGGGGGTGGGTTTGTCATCCCTGGAAGTGGGTTTGACATCCCTGGTGGCGGGTTTGATGTTACGGTGGGCGGAGGGCAAGGAGCCACATGTCCGGTTGTGACCATACCGGTGGTTAATGAAGTGACGCAGACGCCGGTGCAGACGGAGTACGTGACGGTGCCGCAGCCCCTCTCCAGCGTGGTGCTGAGGGTCGTGCCTTACTACAAGACCGTGGTGGTGACCGCAAATGTCATCACTTCCGTCACCGTACCTGCGGAAACCGGACGGTGCACGAGGACGAAGGTTGTGTACACCACTAACACTATCAGGAAGGTCTCCTTGGTCACCACCGTCCTCAAGATCACTGCTACGGACCTCCAGCAGGAGGTTCAGACGGTCACCAACACGCAGACTGAGACAGTGGTGTCCACTGTCCTCAGAACAGTGACGCAACACAAGCACACAAGGACCACCAAGACGTCACTTGTTTCACTCAGCACCACTCTCCTCCAGTACTCTACCGCCGTCGTCACCTCCGTCTACCAAATCACCTCCACTAGC gtTGTTTCCGTCTCTGAGCCAATCCTGGTGAGCACGACGGAGGTGGCGTGGAACCCGATCAGTGTGACGGTCACCAAGACCAAGGTGGCCTACAGGACCGTGTGGGGCAACTGTGGTGGCGGCTACTGA